In Nicotiana tabacum cultivar K326 chromosome 11, ASM71507v2, whole genome shotgun sequence, a single window of DNA contains:
- the LOC107763351 gene encoding transcription factor bHLH118-like, whose amino-acid sequence MDPLSEIFSFHKIQEYDTYHQEIQIPSTPCQLPQQDLVKIGANSLPRNDTIKKKRSRRLLSSVSTEITSNETMDQNKLIKIIAHRDVERQRRQEMTNLYASLRSHLPLEFLKGKRSASDHLEQAMNYIQHLENNINDLEKKRKKLKILAHYSTREDKETIHKYNLEEHVTVNPCQDGVEILIKKKFGEEGLPLSKVVEELMKRKLNVVTCVSTKVDETSLHKIQVEVTDVSCMDVSTLQGKLAEMMLSLS is encoded by the exons ATGGATCCTCTCTCAGAAATCTTCTCTTTTCATAAAATCCAAGAATATGATACTTATCATCAGGAGATTCAGATCCCTTCTACTCCATGTCAATTACCCCAACAAGATTTGGTCAAGATTGGCGCTAATTCCTTGCCAAGAAATGATACTATTAAAAAGAAAAGATCAAGAAGATTATTATCAAGTGTTTCAACAGAGATTACTAGTAATGAGACCATGGATCAAAACAAGCTCATCAAAATAATTGCACATAGAGATGTTGAAAGACAAAGGAGGCAAGAAATGACTAATCTTTATGCTTCTCTTAGATCACATCTTCCTCTTGAATTTCTCAAG gggAAACGTTCGGCATCAGATCATTTGGAACAAGCTATGAATTACATCCAACACCTTGAGAATAATATTAATGAtttggaaaaaaagagaaagaagctGAAAATTTTGGCCCATTATTCCACCAGGGAGGATAAGGAAACCATCCATAAATATAATTTAGAAGAGCATGTGACAGTAAATCCTTGTCAAGATGGTGTGgagattttgataaaaaaaaagttTGGAGAAGAAGGGCTTCCTCTTTCAAAAGTGGTTGAAGAACTCATGAAGAGAAAACTAAATGTTGTTACTTGTGTTTCTACTAAAGTAGATGAAACATCCCTCCACAAAATTCAGGTTGAG GTCACAGATGTTTCTTGCATGGATGTATCTACACTTCAAGGAAAGCTAGCCGAGATGATGCTTAGTTTGTCTTAA